In Streptomyces sp. P3, one DNA window encodes the following:
- a CDS encoding EF-hand domain-containing protein, whose protein sequence is MVNSEYERRIAARFATFDQDGNGYIDRADFAAAAKAVLAEFGVAARSDKGQAVYAGAEAFWQGMAGIADRDGDQRITREEFVTGAVKRLRDNPGRFAEIARPFLHAALDVADADGDGRATVEDTVRVLRALGAPEEVARGAAAVLDADADDKVGEAEIVPAFARYFTVPE, encoded by the coding sequence ATGGTCAACAGCGAGTACGAACGCAGGATCGCCGCCCGGTTCGCCACCTTCGACCAGGACGGCAACGGCTACATCGACCGCGCGGACTTCGCCGCCGCGGCCAAGGCGGTGCTCGCCGAGTTCGGCGTCGCCGCCCGCTCCGACAAGGGGCAGGCCGTCTACGCGGGAGCCGAGGCGTTCTGGCAGGGCATGGCCGGCATCGCCGACCGCGACGGCGACCAGCGCATCACCCGCGAGGAGTTCGTGACCGGCGCGGTCAAGCGCCTGCGCGACAACCCGGGGCGGTTCGCCGAGATCGCCCGCCCCTTCCTGCACGCGGCACTCGACGTGGCCGACGCCGACGGCGACGGCCGGGCGACGGTGGAGGACACCGTGCGGGTGCTCCGCGCCCTCGGCGCGCCCGAGGAGGTCGCCCGGGGAGCCGCCGCGGTGCTGGACGCCGACGCCGACGACAAGGTCGGCGAGGCCGAGATCGTCCCGGCGTTCGCCCGCTACTTCACGGTTCCCGAGTAG
- a CDS encoding acyl-CoA dehydrogenase family protein — translation MDFGFTPADDSFRVEARDWLAAHAPQASGRRSWERALGAAGWIGLGWPESGYGNRTGSLTQQVAWAEEYARSGAPPRSGHIGENLLAPTILAHGTDEQKARFLPPVAAGDELWCQGYSEPGAGSDLAGVRTRAEAAPDGRSYRVTGQKIWTSLAHEADWCFVLARTDPHSRRHHGLTFLLVPMDQPGRIEVRPIRQLTGTSDFNEVFFDGAHARVEHVVGVPGEGWRVAMSLLGFERGVSTLAQQIGFARELERVVHAAVETGAAGDPVVRERLVRLWAELRTMRWNALRTLGGTGGPGAPSVAKLLWAGWHQRLGEVAVQVRGAAASVGPADWTPAAPYELDDAQHLFLFSRADTIYGGSDQIQRTIIAERVLGLPRQPKG, via the coding sequence GTGGATTTCGGTTTCACCCCTGCGGACGACTCTTTCCGCGTCGAAGCACGGGACTGGCTGGCCGCACACGCGCCGCAGGCCTCCGGCCGGCGGTCCTGGGAGCGGGCTCTCGGGGCGGCCGGGTGGATCGGGCTCGGCTGGCCGGAGAGCGGATACGGCAACCGGACCGGGAGCCTCACCCAGCAGGTCGCCTGGGCCGAGGAGTACGCCCGGTCGGGCGCCCCGCCGCGCTCCGGGCACATCGGGGAGAACCTGCTCGCGCCCACCATCCTCGCGCACGGCACGGACGAGCAGAAGGCGCGCTTCCTGCCTCCGGTCGCCGCCGGCGACGAACTGTGGTGCCAGGGCTACAGCGAGCCCGGCGCGGGGTCCGACCTCGCCGGCGTCCGCACGCGTGCCGAAGCCGCCCCCGACGGACGGTCGTACCGCGTCACCGGCCAGAAGATCTGGACCTCCCTCGCCCATGAGGCCGACTGGTGCTTCGTCCTCGCGCGCACCGACCCGCACTCCCGCCGGCACCACGGCCTGACGTTCCTCCTCGTGCCCATGGACCAGCCGGGCCGGATCGAGGTGCGCCCGATCCGGCAGCTGACCGGCACCAGCGACTTCAACGAGGTCTTCTTCGACGGGGCGCACGCGCGCGTGGAGCACGTCGTCGGTGTGCCGGGAGAGGGCTGGCGGGTCGCGATGAGCCTGCTCGGCTTCGAGCGCGGCGTGTCGACCCTCGCCCAGCAGATCGGCTTCGCCCGGGAGTTGGAGCGCGTCGTGCACGCCGCCGTGGAGACGGGCGCGGCCGGCGATCCCGTCGTGCGCGAGCGACTGGTGCGGCTGTGGGCGGAGTTGCGGACCATGCGGTGGAACGCGCTGCGGACGCTGGGCGGCACGGGCGGGCCGGGAGCGCCGAGCGTGGCCAAGCTGCTGTGGGCGGGCTGGCACCAGCGGCTGGGCGAGGTCGCCGTGCAGGTGCGGGGGGCGGCGGCGAGTGTCGGCCCGGCCGACTGGACGCCCGCCGCGCCGTACGAACTCGACGACGCGCAACACCTGTTCCTGTTCTCCCGGGCCGACACGATCTACGGCGGTTCCGATCAGATCCAGCGCACGATCATCGCCGAGCGCGTGCTCGGCCTGCCCAGGCAGCCCAAGGGATGA
- a CDS encoding ATP-binding protein gives MQLEIRPDPAEVGRARRWARSRLVGSGIGDEEPLAETLILLVSELVTNAVVHTGCPAVLRLSLPGGASEPSIVRLEVADSSDRAPVPRCAGDEATGGRGLALVDGLADRWGWSVEGTGKRIWCELDRCATPAEVAVDRGGAAECAGVVECVGGVRKEPRPAYGGLAYGAV, from the coding sequence GTGCAGCTGGAGATCCGGCCCGACCCCGCTGAGGTGGGGCGCGCCCGCAGGTGGGCCCGTTCGCGCCTCGTCGGGTCCGGGATAGGGGACGAGGAGCCGCTCGCCGAGACGTTGATCCTGCTCGTCTCCGAGCTGGTCACCAACGCCGTGGTGCACACCGGCTGTCCGGCCGTGTTGCGGCTCTCCCTGCCGGGCGGGGCGTCCGAGCCGTCCATCGTCCGGCTGGAGGTGGCGGACTCCAGCGACCGGGCCCCGGTGCCCCGCTGCGCGGGCGACGAGGCGACCGGCGGACGTGGCCTGGCCCTCGTCGACGGCCTCGCGGACCGCTGGGGGTGGAGCGTCGAGGGCACAGGCAAACGCATCTGGTGCGAACTGGACCGCTGTGCGACCCCGGCCGAGGTGGCGGTGGACCGTGGCGGTGCGGCCGAGTGCGCGGGAGTCGTCGAGTGCGTGGGCGGCGTCCGCAAGGAGCCCCGGCCGGCGTACGGCGGCCTGGCCTACGGGGCTGTCTGA
- a CDS encoding SDR family oxidoreductase, which yields MGNFLAGRSIAVTGAGRGIGRAVALAAAAEGARVVVNDYGVAVDGAAPTSEVADAVVKEIEAAGGEAVAVADDISTMAGGRRLVDVAMQSYGRLDGVVCVAGILRERMLFNMSEEEWDPVVATHLKGTFTVFRAASAVMREQRGGTLIGFTSGNHQGSVSQANYSAAKGGIISLVRSAALGLHKYGVTANAVAPVARTRMSAGVPTELSEIGEPEDVAAFVVYLLSDKAREARITGQVYTVAGPKIAVWAQPRELRSVYAEGGSWTPERIAEALPASVGVDPMPMLARLEEMARAAREGSRPNAR from the coding sequence ATGGGGAACTTCCTGGCCGGCAGGAGCATCGCCGTCACGGGCGCGGGACGGGGCATCGGGCGGGCGGTGGCGCTCGCCGCCGCCGCGGAGGGCGCGCGCGTCGTCGTCAACGACTACGGCGTGGCGGTGGACGGGGCCGCGCCCACGAGCGAGGTCGCCGACGCCGTCGTCAAGGAGATCGAGGCGGCGGGCGGGGAGGCCGTCGCCGTCGCCGACGACATCTCCACGATGGCCGGCGGCCGGCGGCTCGTCGACGTGGCCATGCAGTCGTACGGGCGGCTCGACGGGGTCGTGTGCGTGGCCGGCATCCTCCGCGAGCGGATGTTGTTCAACATGTCCGAGGAGGAGTGGGACCCGGTCGTGGCCACCCATCTGAAGGGCACCTTCACCGTGTTCCGGGCCGCGTCGGCGGTGATGCGCGAACAGCGCGGCGGCACGCTGATCGGATTCACCAGCGGCAACCACCAGGGATCCGTGTCGCAGGCCAACTACAGCGCGGCCAAGGGCGGGATCATCTCGCTGGTGCGCAGCGCCGCGCTCGGCCTGCACAAGTACGGGGTGACCGCCAACGCGGTCGCCCCCGTGGCGCGCACGCGCATGTCGGCCGGGGTGCCCACGGAGCTGTCGGAGATCGGCGAACCGGAGGACGTGGCCGCGTTCGTGGTCTACCTGCTGTCGGACAAGGCGCGCGAGGCCAGGATCACCGGGCAGGTGTACACCGTCGCCGGGCCGAAGATCGCGGTCTGGGCGCAGCCGAGGGAACTGCGTTCGGTCTACGCGGAGGGGGGTTCCTGGACGCCGGAACGGATCGCGGAGGCCCTCCCGGCGTCGGTGGGGGTCGATCCGATGCCGATGCTGGCGCGGCTCGAGGAGATGGCGCGGGCCGCGCGGGAAGGGAGCCGGCCCAACGCCCGGTAG
- a CDS encoding class I adenylate-forming enzyme family protein: MNDTDTAHELSDSRTLWELLARRADLTPGRRVLLQGDRALTFGELRERAERTAAGLHDMGVRPGTVVAWQLPTRLETAVLSFALARLGAVQTPVIPFYRDREVGFALRESKAEFFATPGVRRGFDHTEMARRLGAKGVFEAYDDLPEGDPSVLSAPPAEGGSVRWIYWTSGTTSDPKGVLHTDRSLIAGGSCLAHALRLTADDVGSMAFPYAHIAGPDYTVMLLLYGFPAVMFEHFALPDALEEYRRHGVTVAGGSTAFYSMFLAEQRRQPGVPVIPTLRLLAGGGAPKPPEVYHAVVREMGVQLTHGYGMTEVPMITMGAPDDTAENLATTEGRPPAGMDIRIAEDGEVRLRGEAVCRGYLDPGQSAEAFDADGFLRTGDLGRLTGSGHLVLTGRLKDVIIRKGENISAKEIEDLLAAHPGVGDVAVIGLPDAERGERVCAVVEQPAGALALTLEAVTSYLRAAGLSVHKLPEQLELVDALPRNDTLRKVLKYKLRERYSGTVK, encoded by the coding sequence GTGAACGACACCGACACCGCCCACGAGCTGAGCGACTCCCGCACCCTCTGGGAGCTGCTCGCCCGCCGCGCCGACCTCACCCCCGGACGCCGGGTCCTCCTGCAGGGCGACCGCGCCCTGACCTTCGGCGAGCTGCGCGAGCGCGCCGAGCGGACCGCGGCCGGGCTGCACGACATGGGCGTACGCCCCGGCACCGTCGTCGCCTGGCAGCTGCCGACCCGCCTCGAGACGGCCGTGCTCTCCTTCGCCCTGGCGCGCCTGGGGGCCGTGCAGACCCCGGTCATCCCCTTCTACCGCGACCGCGAGGTCGGCTTCGCGCTGCGCGAGTCGAAGGCGGAGTTCTTCGCGACGCCGGGCGTCCGGCGCGGCTTCGACCACACCGAGATGGCCCGGCGGCTCGGCGCGAAGGGCGTCTTCGAGGCCTACGACGACCTGCCCGAGGGCGATCCCTCAGTGCTCTCCGCCCCGCCCGCCGAGGGCGGCTCGGTCCGCTGGATCTACTGGACCTCGGGCACCACGTCCGACCCCAAGGGCGTCCTGCACACCGACCGTTCGCTGATCGCGGGCGGCTCCTGCCTCGCCCACGCGCTGCGCCTCACGGCGGACGACGTCGGCTCCATGGCGTTCCCGTACGCCCACATCGCCGGCCCCGACTACACCGTCATGCTCCTGCTCTACGGCTTCCCGGCGGTGATGTTCGAGCACTTCGCGCTGCCGGACGCGCTGGAGGAGTACCGGCGGCACGGCGTGACCGTGGCGGGCGGGTCGACGGCGTTCTACTCGATGTTCCTCGCCGAGCAGCGCAGACAGCCGGGCGTCCCGGTGATCCCCACGCTGCGGCTGCTCGCGGGCGGCGGCGCGCCCAAGCCTCCGGAGGTGTACCACGCCGTCGTGCGCGAGATGGGCGTGCAGCTCACCCACGGCTACGGGATGACCGAGGTGCCGATGATCACCATGGGCGCGCCGGACGACACGGCGGAGAACCTCGCGACGACGGAGGGACGGCCGCCGGCGGGCATGGACATACGCATCGCCGAGGACGGGGAGGTGCGGCTGCGCGGCGAGGCCGTGTGCCGGGGTTACCTGGATCCCGGCCAGAGCGCCGAGGCGTTCGACGCGGACGGCTTCCTGCGCACCGGCGACCTGGGGCGGCTGACCGGCAGCGGGCACCTGGTGCTCACCGGACGGCTGAAGGACGTCATCATCCGCAAGGGGGAGAACATCTCCGCCAAGGAGATCGAGGACCTGCTGGCCGCCCATCCCGGCGTCGGGGACGTCGCCGTGATCGGCCTGCCCGACGCCGAGCGCGGGGAACGGGTGTGCGCGGTCGTCGAACAGCCGGCCGGGGCGCTGGCGCTGACCCTGGAGGCGGTCACCTCGTATCTGCGCGCGGCGGGACTCTCCGTGCACAAGCTGCCCGAGCAGCTGGAGCTGGTGGACGCCCTGCCGCGCAACGACACGCTCCGCAAGGTCCTCAAGTACAAGCTGCGCGAACGCTACTCGGGAACCGTGAAGTAG
- a CDS encoding STAS domain-containing protein, which translates to MVVAFKVTGGEQGGWAVLQVSGELDLVTSPVLRQRVHDEVAEGRHSLVLDLSEVYFCDSSGVGVLIAARRLIRSCRGRLRLILPARGAAEGSHVNRVLGALGVRRLFEVYADLADALDDGTEPLSA; encoded by the coding sequence GTGGTGGTGGCCTTCAAAGTGACCGGCGGCGAGCAGGGTGGATGGGCCGTGCTGCAGGTGTCGGGCGAACTGGACCTGGTGACGTCGCCGGTGCTGCGACAGCGGGTGCACGACGAGGTGGCCGAGGGCCGCCACAGTCTCGTCCTGGACCTCTCCGAGGTGTACTTCTGCGATTCCAGCGGAGTGGGCGTGCTCATCGCCGCCCGCCGCCTCATCCGCTCCTGCCGGGGGCGGCTGCGCCTGATCCTCCCCGCGCGCGGGGCGGCCGAGGGCTCCCACGTCAACCGGGTGCTGGGCGCGCTCGGCGTGCGCCGCCTCTTCGAGGTGTACGCCGATCTCGCGGACGCCCTGGACGACGGGACGGAACCACTGTCGGCGTGA
- a CDS encoding RNA polymerase sigma factor has product MAKRDAPPRWDRRMQQRLARGEAAALGELYDRFASLVHSLAHRVLGDERAADCVTREVFAHVWEHPDTYDPGQGPLRTWVAAVTHRLAVQRLRATETAALAEAGHGSAEATEELERRVRHASVAARADYIVQAMPAPLRAALELAYFQRRDYRQTAADLGVTEDEARRRLRLGLQLLSTAHDTAAPGAPPGYGGAA; this is encoded by the coding sequence ATGGCGAAGAGGGACGCACCGCCCCGCTGGGACCGCAGGATGCAGCAGCGGCTCGCGCGCGGTGAGGCGGCCGCCCTCGGCGAGCTCTACGACCGGTTCGCTTCACTGGTGCACTCTCTTGCCCACCGAGTGCTCGGAGACGAACGGGCGGCGGACTGTGTCACCCGCGAGGTCTTCGCCCATGTCTGGGAACACCCGGACACCTACGACCCCGGGCAGGGCCCGCTGCGCACCTGGGTCGCCGCGGTGACCCACCGTCTCGCCGTCCAGCGGCTGCGCGCCACCGAGACCGCCGCGCTGGCCGAGGCCGGCCACGGCTCCGCCGAGGCGACCGAGGAACTCGAGCGCAGGGTGCGGCACGCCTCCGTCGCCGCCCGCGCCGACTACATCGTCCAGGCCATGCCGGCCCCGCTGCGCGCCGCCCTGGAGCTGGCCTACTTCCAGCGCCGCGACTACCGCCAGACCGCGGCCGACCTCGGCGTCACCGAGGACGAGGCCCGCCGCCGGCTCCGCCTCGGCCTGCAACTGCTCTCCACCGCCCACGACACCGCGGCCCCCGGAGCACCCCCGGGCTACGGAGGTGCTGCGTGA
- a CDS encoding amidohydrolase family protein, protein MSTELPRIVSVDDHVIEPAHLFSTWLPKKYRDRGPQPLTAGIGELAYVAGKYRITMDPDGPPTDWWIYEDLKFPYKRNIAAVGFDRDEMTLEGITREEMRRGCWDPKARLADMDLNHVEASLCFPSFPRFCGQTFAEAHDKEVALACVRAYNDWMVEEWCGGSGGRLIPLCLIPLWDVGLAVAEIRRNAARGVRAVTFSEIPSHLGLPSIHSGYWDPFFAVCEETGTVVNMHIGSSSQMPAASPDAPPAVQASLSFNNAMASMMDYLFSGVLVRFPRLKLAYSEGQMGWIPYALERADDVWEEHRAWGGVRDLIPEPPSTYYYRQIFCCFFRDKHGVASLDVVGRDNATFETDYPHVDSTFPHTKEVALDHVKGLDDETVYKLMRGNAIRMLDLDLDK, encoded by the coding sequence ATGAGCACCGAACTGCCGCGCATCGTCAGCGTGGACGACCATGTGATCGAGCCCGCGCACCTCTTCTCCACCTGGCTGCCGAAGAAGTACCGGGACCGGGGACCGCAGCCCCTCACCGCCGGGATCGGCGAGCTCGCCTACGTCGCCGGGAAGTACCGGATCACGATGGACCCGGACGGCCCGCCCACCGACTGGTGGATCTACGAGGACCTGAAGTTCCCGTACAAGCGCAACATCGCCGCCGTCGGCTTCGACCGCGACGAGATGACCCTCGAGGGCATCACCCGCGAGGAGATGCGGCGCGGCTGCTGGGACCCGAAGGCCCGGCTGGCGGACATGGACCTCAACCACGTCGAGGCCTCGCTGTGCTTCCCGTCCTTCCCGCGCTTCTGCGGGCAGACCTTCGCCGAGGCGCACGACAAGGAGGTCGCGCTGGCCTGCGTGCGCGCCTACAACGACTGGATGGTCGAGGAGTGGTGCGGCGGCAGCGGCGGCCGGCTGATCCCGCTGTGCCTGATCCCCCTGTGGGACGTCGGCCTGGCGGTCGCCGAGATCCGGCGCAACGCGGCCCGCGGGGTGCGCGCGGTGACCTTCTCCGAGATCCCGAGCCACCTCGGGCTGCCGTCGATCCACTCGGGCTACTGGGACCCGTTCTTCGCGGTGTGCGAGGAGACGGGGACGGTCGTCAACATGCACATCGGCTCGTCCTCGCAGATGCCGGCCGCCTCACCCGACGCGCCCCCGGCCGTCCAGGCGTCCCTGTCCTTCAACAACGCGATGGCCTCGATGATGGACTACCTCTTCAGCGGCGTACTGGTGCGGTTCCCGCGCCTCAAGCTGGCCTACTCCGAGGGGCAGATGGGCTGGATCCCGTACGCCCTGGAGCGCGCCGACGACGTCTGGGAGGAGCACCGCGCGTGGGGCGGCGTCCGCGACCTGATCCCCGAACCGCCGTCGACCTACTACTACCGGCAGATCTTCTGCTGCTTCTTCCGCGACAAGCACGGCGTCGCCTCCCTGGACGTGGTGGGGCGCGACAACGCGACCTTCGAGACCGACTACCCGCACGTGGACTCCACCTTCCCGCACACCAAGGAGGTCGCCCTCGACCACGTCAAGGGCCTCGACGACGAGACGGTCTACAAGCTGATGCGCGGCAACGCGATCCGCATGCTGGACCTGGACCTGGACAAGTAG
- a CDS encoding acyl-CoA dehydrogenase family protein, protein MDLSDSPEDAEFRARLREWLGKVLPTLPPKPSPDDWPGRRAYDLGWQRALHDAGYADVHWQAPPGVRLIFLEETEKAGAPYVGAGFVGLLHAGPTIAAEGTPEQRARWLPPILRGEEVWCQGFSEPDAGSDLAALRTRAWRDGDAYVVSGSKIWTSHAEVADWCELLVRTDPDAPKHRGISWLAMPMDAPGVTVRPLRTLAGSAEFAEVFLDEVRVPVGNRVGAENDGWRVTMVTLSFERGTAFVGEVVACRRVLGELAHRARRTGRWDDPVLRRRLGSLNAEFRALWRLTQWNVSAAEAAHGGVPGVGGSVFKLRYSQARQELYDAAAEVLGDAALDADRTWTADRLSSLSYTIAAGTSQIQRDIVAERILGLPKGR, encoded by the coding sequence ATGGACCTCTCGGACAGCCCCGAGGACGCGGAGTTCCGGGCCCGGCTGCGGGAGTGGCTGGGCAAGGTGCTGCCCACGCTCCCGCCGAAGCCCTCGCCGGACGACTGGCCGGGCCGCCGCGCCTACGACCTGGGCTGGCAGCGGGCCCTGCACGACGCCGGATACGCCGACGTCCACTGGCAGGCCCCGCCGGGCGTCCGCCTGATCTTCCTGGAGGAGACCGAGAAGGCGGGCGCGCCCTACGTGGGCGCGGGCTTCGTCGGGCTGCTGCACGCCGGCCCGACGATCGCCGCCGAGGGGACGCCCGAGCAGCGGGCCCGCTGGCTGCCGCCCATCCTGCGCGGCGAGGAGGTGTGGTGCCAGGGCTTCAGCGAGCCCGACGCCGGGTCCGACCTCGCGGCGCTGCGCACGCGCGCGTGGCGCGACGGCGACGCCTACGTGGTGAGCGGATCCAAGATCTGGACCTCGCACGCGGAAGTCGCCGACTGGTGCGAGCTGCTGGTGCGCACCGATCCGGACGCGCCGAAGCACCGGGGCATCAGCTGGCTGGCCATGCCCATGGACGCGCCCGGCGTCACGGTCCGCCCGCTGCGCACCCTCGCCGGGTCAGCCGAGTTCGCCGAGGTGTTCCTCGACGAGGTGCGGGTGCCGGTCGGCAACCGGGTGGGGGCGGAGAACGACGGCTGGCGCGTGACGATGGTGACGCTGTCCTTCGAGCGCGGCACCGCCTTCGTCGGCGAGGTCGTCGCCTGTCGGCGCGTGCTGGGCGAACTCGCGCACCGGGCGCGGCGCACCGGACGCTGGGACGACCCCGTCCTGCGGCGCCGGCTGGGGTCCCTCAACGCCGAGTTCCGCGCGCTGTGGCGGCTGACGCAGTGGAACGTGAGCGCGGCGGAGGCCGCGCACGGCGGGGTGCCCGGCGTCGGCGGCTCGGTCTTCAAGCTCCGCTACTCGCAGGCGCGCCAGGAGCTGTACGACGCCGCCGCCGAGGTCCTGGGCGACGCGGCCCTCGACGCCGACCGGACGTGGACGGCCGACCGGCTCTCGTCGCTCTCGTACACCATCGCCGCCGGCACGTCGCAGATCCAGCGCGACATCGTGGCCGAGCGGATTCTGGGTCTGCCGAAGGGGAGGTGA
- a CDS encoding acyl-CoA dehydrogenase family protein: protein MRFLLTEDQRALRDGARELLARRFDRAALRAAVDRPGVLDRALWRELGAAGFFALRLPEADGGVGLGLPEAVLVFEEAGRRLLPGPLVATHLAAGHVPGAAEGETVVAAADGGGLVEWLAQADVVRGDVDGAVPLRSVDPLTPLHAVPARGTADPAAVLLTAAEQLGTATRACELAVQHARAREQFGRPIGAFQAVKHLCAELLVRVETARAAVYAAAVTADPADIAAARLLADDAAVRGARDCLQVHGGMGFTWEADVHLLLKRAWVRTRRAGGGTESEELLAADLLAGADR from the coding sequence ATGCGTTTTCTCCTGACGGAGGACCAGCGGGCACTCCGCGACGGGGCGCGGGAGCTGCTCGCGCGCCGTTTCGACCGGGCGGCGCTGCGGGCCGCCGTGGACCGGCCGGGGGTACTGGACCGGGCCCTGTGGCGAGAGTTGGGCGCGGCCGGATTCTTCGCGCTGCGGCTGCCGGAGGCGGACGGCGGGGTCGGACTCGGGCTGCCCGAGGCGGTGCTGGTCTTCGAGGAGGCGGGCCGGAGGCTGCTGCCGGGCCCGTTGGTGGCCACCCACCTCGCGGCCGGGCACGTGCCGGGCGCGGCCGAGGGCGAGACGGTCGTGGCGGCCGCCGACGGCGGCGGGCTGGTGGAGTGGCTGGCGCAGGCGGACGTCGTGCGCGGGGACGTCGACGGGGCCGTGCCGCTGAGGTCGGTGGACCCGTTGACGCCGCTGCACGCCGTCCCCGCGCGCGGCACGGCCGATCCCGCCGCCGTCCTCCTCACCGCGGCGGAGCAGCTCGGCACCGCCACACGCGCGTGCGAACTGGCCGTGCAACACGCCCGGGCGCGTGAGCAGTTCGGTCGGCCGATCGGGGCCTTCCAGGCGGTCAAGCATCTCTGCGCGGAGCTGCTCGTGCGGGTCGAGACGGCCCGTGCGGCGGTCTACGCGGCCGCCGTCACCGCCGACCCGGCCGACATCGCGGCGGCCCGGCTGCTGGCCGACGACGCCGCCGTACGCGGCGCGCGCGACTGTCTCCAGGTGCACGGCGGCATGGGGTTCACCTGGGAGGCGGACGTCCACCTGCTGCTGAAACGGGCCTGGGTGCGCACACGACGTGCGGGTGGGGGCACGGAGAGTGAGGAGCTGCTCGCGGCCGATCTGCTGGCCGGGGCGGACCGTTAG
- a CDS encoding cyclase family protein, producing the protein MTLPAEFHDIAKRVNNWGRWGAGDEIGTLNLVTDDVVRAAAAEIRSGRRVPLALPLREDGVQTGLIPGRINPLHTMVQINQEIFGPGTVACSDDAVTMGLQAGTHWDALTHVSHSGKLYNGRPAASVTAHGGAEFSGIDKARHVVSRGVLLDVARARGVDRLAGGHAVTPEDLEAAEEFAGVRVRAGDIVLVRTGQVQVYLAGDRQGYGFPSPGLSVRTPQWFHARDVAAVANDTLTFEVFPPEIDDLWLPVHALDLVEMGMLQGQNWNLEELSTACGEVGRYAFLLSAMPEPFVGGTGTPVAPVAIL; encoded by the coding sequence ATGACACTGCCGGCCGAGTTCCACGACATCGCCAAGCGCGTCAACAACTGGGGGCGCTGGGGGGCGGGCGACGAGATCGGCACGCTGAACCTCGTCACCGACGACGTCGTCCGCGCGGCGGCCGCCGAGATCCGCTCGGGGCGTCGCGTACCGCTCGCCCTCCCGCTGCGGGAGGACGGGGTGCAGACCGGCCTCATCCCGGGCCGGATCAACCCCCTGCACACCATGGTGCAGATCAACCAGGAGATCTTCGGCCCGGGGACGGTGGCGTGCAGCGACGACGCCGTGACGATGGGCCTGCAGGCGGGCACGCACTGGGACGCGCTGACCCACGTCTCGCACTCGGGGAAGCTCTACAACGGCCGCCCGGCGGCCAGCGTCACCGCGCACGGCGGAGCCGAGTTCAGCGGCATCGACAAGGCGCGTCACGTCGTCTCGCGCGGGGTGCTGCTCGACGTGGCACGCGCGCGCGGCGTCGACCGGCTGGCGGGCGGCCACGCGGTGACACCGGAGGATCTGGAGGCGGCCGAGGAGTTCGCCGGCGTGCGCGTGCGCGCCGGCGACATCGTGCTCGTACGGACCGGGCAGGTCCAGGTCTATCTGGCGGGCGACCGACAGGGGTACGGGTTCCCCTCGCCGGGGTTGTCGGTGCGCACGCCTCAGTGGTTCCACGCGCGCGACGTGGCGGCCGTCGCCAACGACACCCTCACGTTCGAGGTCTTCCCGCCGGAGATCGACGATCTGTGGCTGCCCGTGCACGCACTCGATCTCGTGGAGATGGGGATGCTTCAGGGCCAGAACTGGAATCTCGAAGAGTTGTCCACAGCCTGTGGAGAAGTGGGCCGCTACGCGTTCCTGTTGTCCGCGATGCCCGAGCCGTTCGTCGGCGGAACGGGAACGCCGGTGGCCCCGGTGGCGATTCTCTGA